In one Arenibacter antarcticus genomic region, the following are encoded:
- a CDS encoding MGH1-like glycoside hydrolase domain-containing protein has product MAKKKIIEEEKRLEENLINSKDWHKWGPYLSERQWGTVREDYSPNGDAWNYFSHDSSRSRTYRWGEDGIAGISDRYCNICFGVALWNGKDSILKERLFGLTGPQGNHGEDVKELYYYLESTPSHSYMKHLYKYPQNEFPYKELVEENGKRGKQDLEYEILDTGIFDNNEYFDVFTEYAKADTQDILIKITVSNRSSKPAPLYLLPTLWIRNFWSFVGMPEKPSIKKQLHKGIPYVSIDHIYVGKYNMYFEEPSQLLFTENETNMEKIYVQANDHPYKKDLFHDMVINGDFSKTKKKQEGTKFSPMYKMQLEAGETKTIKVRLTNGTLETPFDDEFDSVFAKRIAESQEFLEATFPNSDKEALELQKQAVAGLLWSKQYYNYEVEKWLQGDFKEFPPSPNRLNGRNNQWKTLRIHDILAMPDKWEYPWFAAWDTAFHCVSLALVDSNFAKDQLLLFTKEWYMSPSGQIPAYEWNFSDVNPPVQAWASLQVFQIEKKKTGKGDVEFLKRMFNKLALNFTWWVNRVDRDEKNVFEGGFLGLDNIGVFDRSNGVPGGGVLEQVDGTSWMALYCLNMLEMALEISLEDKSFEDMAMKYFGHFVFIAEALNTIKEGYKGSWDQNDGFFYDNLILPTGESFHIKVRSISGLLSLAAVLNIKKEYLEKLPRFCKSMEWFRKHRIENSKYQVMEEYTRGEDVLLSLVPKARLNILMSSVLNEKEFLSPYGIRSLSKVHEKPYNISIKGTNYSINYEPAESSTRLFGGNSNWRGPIWMPMNYLFIDSLREYHSYFGDKLKFNFPTGNDNNLNLRDISDQIGKRLIQIFEKDSEGNRPIHKLHQEKYQDPHFKELILFYEYFDGNNGRGAGASHQTGWTALVANLLKDID; this is encoded by the coding sequence ATGGCAAAGAAAAAGATTATTGAAGAAGAAAAACGCTTAGAGGAAAACCTGATCAATTCTAAAGATTGGCATAAATGGGGACCTTATTTAAGTGAGCGTCAATGGGGCACCGTGAGGGAAGACTATAGTCCAAATGGAGATGCATGGAATTATTTTTCACATGATAGCTCTCGTAGTAGAACTTATCGATGGGGAGAGGATGGTATTGCAGGAATTTCGGACAGATATTGCAATATTTGCTTTGGAGTGGCGCTATGGAATGGAAAGGACAGTATCCTTAAAGAACGCCTTTTTGGACTGACAGGTCCGCAGGGGAACCATGGGGAAGATGTAAAGGAACTCTACTACTATTTAGAGAGTACGCCATCCCATTCCTATATGAAACACCTCTATAAGTATCCACAAAATGAATTTCCCTACAAAGAATTGGTAGAGGAAAACGGTAAACGAGGGAAACAAGATCTGGAATACGAAATTTTGGATACCGGTATCTTTGACAATAACGAATATTTTGATGTTTTTACGGAATACGCCAAGGCCGATACCCAAGATATACTGATAAAAATAACTGTCAGTAACAGAAGTTCAAAACCAGCCCCACTCTATTTATTGCCCACCTTATGGATACGCAATTTTTGGAGTTTTGTTGGAATGCCTGAAAAACCCAGTATAAAAAAACAACTTCACAAGGGAATTCCCTATGTATCCATAGACCACATCTACGTTGGCAAATACAATATGTATTTTGAGGAGCCTTCCCAATTGCTCTTTACCGAGAACGAGACCAACATGGAAAAAATCTATGTTCAGGCCAATGATCACCCCTATAAAAAGGATCTTTTTCACGATATGGTAATCAATGGGGATTTTTCTAAAACGAAAAAGAAACAGGAGGGCACCAAATTTTCGCCCATGTATAAAATGCAGTTGGAGGCAGGGGAAACCAAAACAATTAAAGTAAGACTTACCAACGGCACCTTGGAAACCCCTTTTGACGATGAATTCGATTCGGTTTTCGCCAAAAGGATAGCGGAATCTCAAGAGTTTTTGGAAGCAACTTTTCCAAATTCGGACAAAGAAGCCTTGGAACTCCAAAAACAGGCCGTAGCAGGACTACTTTGGTCTAAACAATACTACAATTACGAGGTAGAGAAATGGCTTCAGGGCGATTTTAAAGAATTTCCTCCATCCCCAAATCGATTAAACGGTAGGAACAACCAGTGGAAAACACTTAGGATCCACGATATACTTGCCATGCCAGACAAATGGGAATATCCTTGGTTTGCAGCCTGGGACACTGCATTTCACTGTGTTTCCCTTGCACTGGTAGATTCCAATTTTGCCAAAGACCAATTGCTTTTATTTACCAAGGAATGGTATATGTCCCCTAGTGGTCAAATTCCCGCATACGAATGGAATTTTAGCGATGTTAACCCCCCGGTACAGGCTTGGGCCTCCCTACAGGTATTCCAAATTGAAAAAAAGAAGACAGGAAAAGGCGACGTTGAATTTTTAAAAAGGATGTTCAACAAATTGGCCCTGAACTTTACCTGGTGGGTGAACCGGGTAGATAGGGATGAGAAAAATGTTTTTGAGGGCGGGTTTTTAGGCCTCGATAATATTGGAGTTTTTGACAGAAGCAACGGGGTGCCCGGAGGTGGTGTCTTAGAACAGGTAGACGGCACATCTTGGATGGCACTATACTGTCTTAATATGTTGGAAATGGCCTTGGAAATATCCTTGGAAGACAAGTCCTTCGAAGATATGGCCATGAAATATTTTGGACACTTTGTATTTATAGCAGAAGCCTTGAATACTATAAAAGAAGGATATAAAGGCTCATGGGACCAAAACGACGGATTTTTCTATGACAACCTAATATTACCCACTGGAGAATCGTTCCACATAAAGGTAAGGTCTATATCTGGACTACTCTCCTTAGCGGCGGTATTGAATATTAAAAAAGAATATTTAGAAAAGCTTCCGCGCTTCTGTAAAAGTATGGAGTGGTTCCGAAAACACCGGATAGAAAACTCCAAATACCAAGTAATGGAGGAGTACACTAGAGGGGAAGATGTGCTGTTGTCACTAGTGCCCAAAGCACGATTAAACATATTGATGAGCAGTGTTTTAAATGAGAAAGAATTTTTGTCCCCATACGGTATACGATCCTTGTCCAAAGTACATGAAAAACCGTATAACATCTCTATAAAAGGGACCAATTATAGTATTAACTACGAACCTGCAGAATCTTCAACACGACTCTTTGGAGGCAATTCTAATTGGCGTGGGCCCATTTGGATGCCAATGAATTATTTATTTATAGATTCATTACGGGAATATCATAGTTATTTCGGCGATAAACTTAAGTTTAATTTCCCAACAGGAAACGATAACAACCTTAATTTAAGAGATATAAGTGACCAGATAGGAAAGCGGTTGATCCAAATATTCGAAAAGGATTCTGAGGGCAATCGTCCTATTCATAAATTACACCAAGAGAAGTACCAAGACCCACATTTTAAGGAATTGATCCTTTTTTATGAATACTTTGATGGGAATAATGGCAGGGGAGCCGGTGCCTCTCACCAAACAGGGTGGACTGCCTTGGTTGCTAATTTATTAAAAGATATAGATTAA
- a CDS encoding Gfo/Idh/MocA family protein, giving the protein MKIDNNSKEPTANTKNSRRDFCKSSALVTGAMILPAMQMNAMVNGANDKMLKIALVGCGGRGTGAVIQALNADPNTELVAMADAFEDRLEGSLMNVKKAFDGTKRVNVPKKNQFVGFDGAEKAMALADVVILATPPGFRPQHFEFAVNAGKHVFMEKPVATDAPGVRKVLAAAKIAKDKKLNVVVGLQRHYQDNYLAGLQQIKENKIGKIVSGQVYWNSGGVWVRERQPGQSELEYQMRNWYYFNWLCGDHILEQHIHNIDVANWFIGEYPISAQGMGGRQVRTGKDHGEIFDHHFVEYTYPSGAVIASQCRHHPETMSKVAEMFQGTKGTIETYGDNTFVKDYDGGEVFTHRGKDDPNPYQVEHVKLFQSIRNNGVISDAENGAKSTMSAIIGRMATYSGKIIKLEEAMGSNIDLAPDDLTWDSPAPVQPNADGTYTIPTPGKTVVI; this is encoded by the coding sequence ATGAAAATTGATAATAATTCTAAAGAACCTACTGCTAACACGAAAAATAGCAGAAGGGATTTTTGTAAGAGTAGCGCTTTGGTTACAGGGGCTATGATCTTGCCTGCCATGCAAATGAACGCCATGGTAAATGGTGCCAACGATAAAATGTTGAAAATAGCCTTGGTGGGTTGCGGTGGTCGAGGTACTGGTGCTGTAATTCAGGCTTTAAATGCTGATCCAAACACGGAATTAGTAGCCATGGCAGATGCATTTGAAGATAGGTTAGAGGGAAGTTTAATGAACGTGAAAAAGGCATTTGACGGTACCAAAAGAGTAAATGTTCCCAAGAAAAATCAGTTTGTAGGCTTTGACGGAGCGGAAAAAGCAATGGCGCTGGCCGATGTGGTTATCTTGGCCACTCCTCCAGGATTTAGGCCTCAACATTTTGAATTTGCCGTAAATGCCGGGAAACACGTGTTTATGGAAAAACCGGTAGCAACAGATGCGCCCGGGGTACGCAAGGTATTGGCAGCAGCAAAAATAGCTAAGGACAAGAAGTTAAATGTAGTAGTAGGGCTGCAAAGGCATTACCAAGACAACTATTTGGCTGGACTTCAGCAAATAAAGGAAAATAAGATCGGAAAAATAGTTTCTGGACAGGTATATTGGAACAGTGGAGGTGTATGGGTTCGGGAGAGACAGCCTGGACAGTCCGAATTGGAATACCAGATGCGTAATTGGTACTATTTCAACTGGTTATGCGGGGACCATATTTTGGAACAACATATTCATAATATAGATGTGGCCAATTGGTTTATTGGAGAGTACCCAATTTCCGCCCAAGGGATGGGAGGTAGACAGGTCCGTACTGGAAAAGACCATGGGGAAATATTTGACCATCACTTTGTGGAATATACCTATCCTAGTGGTGCGGTAATTGCCAGTCAATGTCGTCATCATCCTGAAACAATGAGTAAGGTAGCCGAGATGTTCCAAGGTACTAAGGGTACTATTGAGACGTATGGCGACAATACTTTTGTTAAAGACTACGATGGAGGAGAAGTATTTACCCATAGGGGCAAGGACGATCCTAATCCATATCAGGTAGAACATGTAAAACTTTTTCAATCCATTAGAAACAATGGGGTAATTAGTGATGCGGAAAATGGTGCCAAGAGTACTATGAGCGCAATTATAGGTCGTATGGCCACCTACTCTGGGAAAATCATTAAACTGGAAGAGGCTATGGGGTCTAACATAGATTTGGCTCCGGATGATCTTACCTGGGATTCCCCAGCTCCAGTACAGCCAAATGCAGATGGAACCTATACTATTCCAACACCAGGAAAGACGGTTGTAATATAG
- a CDS encoding heavy-metal-associated domain-containing protein: protein MSFVSENVIPGNHGKIFGTDAKEKKDLDMIKQQLMKIEGIKEVLFNDGFPKEFRVHTSKVVQISDIERKVSALGFHAVRKSFFSL from the coding sequence ATGAGCTTTGTATCAGAAAATGTAATTCCTGGAAATCATGGTAAAATCTTTGGAACGGATGCCAAGGAGAAAAAGGATTTGGACATGATTAAACAGCAATTGATGAAGATAGAAGGCATAAAGGAAGTGCTCTTTAATGATGGTTTTCCAAAAGAATTTAGAGTCCACACCTCCAAAGTTGTGCAAATAAGCGATATTGAGCGCAAGGTAAGCGCCTTGGGTTTCCATGCCGTACGCAAGAGTTTCTTTTCTCTTTAA
- a CDS encoding Gfo/Idh/MocA family protein, with the protein MDQNIFNINRRHFLKGTTAAMVLSSFGAYGFELMHRAKPWRVGLIGTGWYGKSDLFRLMQVTQVEVISICDVDRKLLTEAATLISQRQQSRKTPRMYGDYRNMLAEKDLDIVIIGTPDHWHALQTIEALKSGAHVYVQKPISTDIVEGEAMVAAARKYNKIVQVGTQRKSTPHLIDAKKNIVDAGLLGKVSHVEMCCYYHMRANDNPPIQSIPEYLDYEMWTGPAPLRPYDGLPHTRWWRTFMEYGNGIMGDMCVHMLDTVRWMLALDWPKQISSTGGIYVQKEGKSNIADTQTAIFEFEELNCVWQHRSWGTPADPEYPWSFKLYGEKGTLMGSTMKYDFIPHGEGKKIHMDVVYEKEKYPEDLTEKGIELNAAPATRGHMLDFLTAIDQNTLPIADIREGHISTASCILANLSMATGRPLIYDPHKIIVVNDQEATALLQREYRAPWKHPHPKDFL; encoded by the coding sequence ATGGACCAAAACATATTTAACATTAATCGGAGACATTTTTTAAAAGGGACCACAGCTGCCATGGTGCTCTCTTCTTTTGGCGCCTATGGCTTTGAATTGATGCACCGAGCAAAGCCGTGGCGTGTTGGTCTTATTGGAACTGGCTGGTATGGAAAGAGCGATCTTTTTAGATTGATGCAGGTGACCCAGGTAGAGGTAATTTCCATTTGCGATGTAGACCGAAAATTACTCACCGAAGCCGCTACCCTAATCAGTCAAAGGCAGCAATCGCGCAAAACGCCAAGAATGTATGGGGATTACCGAAACATGCTCGCGGAAAAAGATCTGGATATTGTAATCATTGGTACTCCGGACCATTGGCATGCCCTACAGACCATAGAAGCCCTGAAATCTGGCGCCCATGTTTATGTGCAAAAACCTATAAGTACCGATATTGTAGAAGGTGAAGCCATGGTTGCCGCAGCACGTAAATACAATAAAATTGTACAGGTGGGCACCCAGCGAAAAAGTACGCCCCACCTAATAGACGCCAAGAAAAACATAGTAGATGCAGGCCTTTTGGGCAAAGTGTCCCATGTAGAGATGTGCTGCTATTACCATATGAGAGCCAATGACAACCCTCCCATACAATCTATCCCCGAGTATTTGGATTATGAAATGTGGACCGGCCCAGCCCCTCTAAGACCTTATGACGGCCTTCCCCATACAAGGTGGTGGCGCACATTTATGGAATATGGAAATGGTATTATGGGCGATATGTGTGTACATATGCTAGATACCGTGCGCTGGATGCTAGCGTTGGATTGGCCAAAACAAATAAGCTCTACCGGCGGTATCTACGTGCAAAAGGAGGGGAAATCTAACATTGCCGATACCCAAACCGCTATCTTCGAGTTTGAAGAACTAAATTGCGTTTGGCAGCACCGATCCTGGGGCACCCCTGCAGATCCAGAGTATCCATGGTCCTTTAAATTATATGGCGAGAAGGGTACCCTTATGGGCAGTACTATGAAGTACGATTTTATTCCCCATGGCGAAGGAAAAAAAATACATATGGATGTAGTCTACGAAAAGGAGAAATATCCTGAAGATCTTACGGAAAAGGGCATAGAATTAAATGCGGCTCCTGCTACTAGGGGGCATATGTTGGATTTCTTGACGGCTATAGACCAAAACACCTTGCCCATTGCTGATATCCGTGAAGGCCATATCTCTACCGCCAGCTGTATTTTGGCCAACCTTTCCATGGCCACCGGCCGCCCGTTAATCTATGATCCCCATAAAATTATAGTGGTGAACGATCAGGAAGCGACCGCTCTTTTACAACGGGAGTACCGAGCACCTTGGAAACATCCGCATCCCAAGGATTTTTTATAA
- a CDS encoding DUF1003 domain-containing protein codes for MKTFISGISEKEYPISELIPAKTIRKSIFILMQKEHPKLTYKSCISVSELNQYRQKYLSEYLVREVGELSTLEEDVLQTIHNEKTISTKRDGLDDWENYSYGQRLADKVATFGGSWKFIILFGIFIFIWMLINIIFLFNKGFDPYPFILLNLILSCLAALQAPVIMMSQNRQEEKDRERAKQDYMINLKSELEIRVLHEKIDHLIIHQQEELLTIQQIQIEMMNDIMVQIKGHQKL; via the coding sequence ATGAAAACATTTATAAGCGGAATTTCAGAAAAAGAATATCCCATCAGCGAGCTGATTCCCGCAAAGACTATTAGAAAGTCTATTTTTATTTTAATGCAAAAGGAGCACCCTAAACTAACTTATAAAAGTTGTATTTCCGTATCCGAACTTAATCAATACCGACAAAAATACCTCTCGGAATACCTTGTTCGAGAAGTTGGTGAACTAAGCACTTTAGAAGAAGACGTGCTACAAACCATCCACAATGAAAAAACCATTTCCACCAAAAGGGACGGATTGGATGATTGGGAAAATTACTCCTATGGACAACGTTTGGCCGATAAGGTAGCCACCTTTGGAGGGAGTTGGAAATTTATTATCCTCTTCGGAATTTTCATATTTATTTGGATGTTGATCAATATAATATTCTTATTCAACAAGGGATTTGACCCCTACCCCTTTATCCTATTAAATTTAATCTTGTCCTGTTTAGCTGCCCTACAGGCCCCGGTTATTATGATGAGCCAAAACAGACAAGAGGAAAAAGACAGGGAACGGGCAAAACAAGATTATATGATCAACCTAAAATCGGAGTTGGAGATCCGAGTGCTTCATGAAAAAATAGACCACCTAATCATTCATCAACAGGAAGAATTATTAACCATCCAGCAAATTCAAATAGAAATGATGAATGATATTATGGTTCAAATTAAAGGGCATCAGAAACTATAA
- a CDS encoding APC family permease produces MKKKLNELEATAICGNDISSSCLYVSALAIVYAGQYAWISLLMVAGVLFLFRRIYGEVVGALPLNGGAYNALLNTTKKSTASLAASLTVLSYMATAVISASEAVKYAYSIWDVFPVVPVTIGLLAVFMGLVIIGISESSKVAVVIFIFHLFSLTLLCTFCIVFFVENGLDILLLNFRSPIKGSILNALFLGFSAAMLGISGFESSANYVEEQQDGVFPKTLRNMWVVVTVFNPLIAFLALAIVPMTDINSNQDALLSYLGGVSGGNWLSLLIGIDAALVLSGAVLTSFVGVGGLMERMALDRILPKFLLKKNKRKSPYMIHIMFFLLCISILLVTKGNLAKLAGVYTIAFLSVMILFGIGNLMLKINRAKLPRPERASWLGLLVAILAVIAALLGNIILNPYYLAIFTEYLIPTLVVVFFMLYRTAIFKIILVVLTYIFPDRGPLFKKLHQHTQRVLTSIRKQQFVFFTKNDNVATLNKVMLYITQNEPTRNLKIVAVLDKNDTIPIRLKQDIDVLNRAYPEIDIQFIVEDGVFGPAKIKEFSKRWDIPTNFMFIGSPSNKFPYKIQELGEVRMIV; encoded by the coding sequence ATGAAGAAAAAACTCAATGAACTTGAAGCTACCGCAATTTGCGGCAATGATATAAGCTCTTCCTGTTTGTATGTTTCCGCTTTGGCCATTGTCTATGCAGGACAATATGCCTGGATATCCCTTTTGATGGTGGCAGGGGTTTTATTTCTATTTCGGAGGATTTATGGAGAAGTAGTAGGTGCGCTCCCATTAAATGGGGGAGCCTATAACGCCTTATTGAATACCACCAAAAAATCTACAGCCTCATTGGCCGCTTCGTTAACCGTGTTATCCTACATGGCCACCGCGGTCATATCTGCCAGCGAGGCGGTAAAATATGCCTATAGTATATGGGATGTTTTTCCAGTAGTCCCCGTAACTATAGGTCTCTTAGCAGTCTTTATGGGACTGGTTATTATAGGGATCAGTGAATCTTCAAAAGTAGCTGTAGTCATTTTTATTTTTCACCTCTTTTCATTAACCCTCTTATGTACTTTCTGTATCGTTTTTTTTGTGGAAAATGGATTAGACATCCTTCTGTTAAACTTTAGAAGCCCCATAAAAGGAAGTATTTTAAATGCGTTGTTTTTAGGATTTTCTGCAGCCATGCTTGGGATAAGCGGTTTTGAGAGTTCCGCTAACTATGTAGAGGAACAACAAGATGGGGTATTTCCTAAAACTTTGCGGAATATGTGGGTGGTAGTAACCGTTTTTAATCCGTTGATTGCTTTTTTGGCCTTGGCCATTGTCCCAATGACTGATATCAACTCCAATCAAGATGCATTGTTATCCTATTTAGGGGGTGTGTCGGGTGGCAATTGGCTATCGCTGCTTATTGGCATAGATGCGGCGCTGGTGTTAAGTGGCGCTGTGCTTACTTCTTTTGTAGGGGTAGGTGGATTGATGGAACGTATGGCGTTGGACCGTATTTTACCCAAATTTCTCTTGAAGAAGAATAAAAGGAAGAGTCCTTATATGATCCATATTATGTTCTTTTTGTTATGTATATCCATCTTATTGGTAACTAAAGGAAACCTCGCAAAATTGGCAGGGGTTTATACCATTGCCTTTTTGTCTGTTATGATCCTTTTCGGAATCGGAAATTTGATGCTAAAGATAAATCGTGCAAAATTACCACGTCCCGAAAGGGCTAGCTGGCTAGGACTTCTAGTGGCTATACTTGCAGTAATTGCAGCATTGCTTGGGAATATTATCTTAAACCCCTATTATTTGGCGATTTTTACGGAGTACCTGATCCCTACGCTAGTGGTAGTGTTCTTTATGTTATACCGGACCGCTATCTTTAAAATTATTTTAGTAGTCTTAACCTATATTTTCCCCGATAGGGGCCCCTTATTTAAAAAGCTGCACCAACATACCCAAAGGGTATTGACCTCGATAAGAAAACAACAATTTGTTTTTTTTACCAAAAATGACAATGTAGCCACCCTGAACAAGGTTATGCTTTATATTACCCAGAACGAACCTACCAGAAACTTGAAAATTGTTGCTGTATTGGATAAAAATGATACCATCCCTATCCGATTAAAGCAGGATATAGATGTATTAAATAGGGCCTATCCAGAGATCGATATTCAATTCATTGTGGAGGATGGGGTGTTTGGTCCCGCCAAAATAAAAGAGTTTTCCAAGCGATGGGACATTCCCACTAATTTTATGTTTATTGGTTCTCCTAGTAATAAGTTTCCCTATAAGATTCAGGAATTGGGAGAGGTTAGGATGATTGTTTGA
- a CDS encoding M60 family metallopeptidase — translation MQTKLFFLLLTVFLISIGCSDKSDPIVEPETDNSASLKDPDYYAPTSASAIDKDDLISANTASSSEHQNGSDIEKTLDGDKKTIYHSRWGNQTKYPVDLIYNFEEKNKQIDYFVLYPRSDSNNGIILEVTVYTKAQGESEFKKFKDFVFKSGNTPKIITFPEGFENPGAIKLSVTKGVNDFVSLAEIEFYKRNTSLEASLSVFNDKACTELKSGITKDDIMAIENKFVQNMALAIYNKVYDKFRIGNFKSYPYPGIIASTNKTSTYGIYDNVTGIYVRRGTEMVVFMDDFEGEISLRVVNHNEGFGGIDYVMQPGVNRFKVDTEGLAYLMYQDENEYEVKANFATGKINGYFDIAQHTNDDWKELITNAEYSFFDVLGEFAHLTFTTDDLRQHTPDITELIGLYDDIVDLEQDFLGLYKYDRANKTRMYFRTNTHQDMYMYATSYRTEYHKGTMPALCNPSTLKASPWGPAHEVGHVNQTRPGLRWLGMTEVSNNIYSLYVQTTWGNDARIDAEQLNPYNNRYEKAFTEIIADNLAHGEHGDVFCKLVPFWQLQLYFSNVLGNEDFYKDVHERIRVSDNPSSHGAAQVEFAKICSDIAETDLTAFFTAWGFLKAVNADLDDYGQGTITVTQSMVDEAISYIQSKGYPEPEMKLQFLHEQNLHIFKNKGALSVGKAYVSNKKITISGTNNAAVYQQERGGAVIHISPRDAFTVTSFSPTDKIFAVGYDGERKEISVQ, via the coding sequence ATGCAAACCAAACTATTCTTTTTACTACTAACAGTATTCCTTATTTCCATTGGTTGCTCAGATAAGAGCGACCCAATAGTTGAACCGGAAACAGATAATTCTGCTTCTCTAAAAGACCCTGATTATTATGCACCCACTAGTGCAAGTGCTATCGATAAAGATGACTTGATATCTGCGAATACAGCATCATCTAGCGAACATCAAAATGGATCAGATATAGAAAAGACACTTGATGGAGATAAAAAAACTATCTATCACAGTAGATGGGGAAACCAAACCAAATACCCCGTTGATCTGATCTATAATTTTGAAGAAAAGAACAAACAGATTGATTATTTTGTGCTTTACCCAAGAAGTGATAGTAATAACGGAATAATCCTAGAGGTAACGGTTTATACTAAAGCTCAAGGAGAAAGTGAATTCAAAAAATTTAAGGATTTTGTATTTAAGAGTGGAAACACACCAAAGATCATAACATTTCCTGAAGGTTTTGAAAACCCAGGAGCTATTAAATTATCAGTTACCAAAGGAGTTAATGACTTTGTGAGCTTAGCTGAAATAGAGTTTTACAAAAGAAATACTTCTTTAGAAGCTAGTCTTAGCGTTTTTAATGACAAGGCTTGTACTGAGTTAAAATCGGGCATCACTAAAGACGATATTATGGCGATTGAGAATAAATTTGTTCAAAACATGGCGCTTGCTATTTACAATAAGGTTTATGATAAATTCAGAATAGGCAACTTTAAAAGTTATCCTTATCCCGGAATTATTGCTAGCACAAACAAAACAAGCACCTATGGTATTTATGATAATGTTACTGGTATTTACGTTAGACGGGGTACGGAAATGGTAGTTTTTATGGATGACTTTGAAGGAGAAATATCCTTACGTGTTGTTAACCATAATGAAGGCTTTGGCGGTATAGATTATGTAATGCAACCTGGGGTTAATCGTTTTAAAGTGGATACGGAAGGACTTGCTTATTTAATGTATCAAGATGAAAATGAATACGAAGTAAAGGCCAACTTTGCCACAGGTAAAATCAACGGTTATTTTGATATTGCCCAACATACAAATGATGATTGGAAAGAATTAATTACGAATGCAGAGTATAGCTTTTTTGATGTGTTAGGCGAATTTGCACACTTAACATTTACTACGGACGATCTTCGTCAACATACTCCCGATATTACAGAACTCATTGGTCTTTATGATGATATAGTTGATTTAGAACAAGACTTTTTAGGCCTATACAAATACGATAGAGCCAATAAGACGCGTATGTATTTTAGAACCAATACGCATCAGGATATGTATATGTATGCAACTTCGTATAGAACTGAGTATCATAAAGGAACCATGCCAGCACTTTGTAACCCCAGTACATTAAAAGCGTCACCTTGGGGACCTGCACATGAGGTAGGGCATGTAAATCAAACAAGACCTGGATTAAGATGGTTGGGAATGACCGAAGTTTCCAATAACATTTATAGCCTTTATGTACAGACCACCTGGGGAAATGATGCCAGAATTGATGCAGAGCAGCTTAATCCATACAACAATCGTTATGAAAAGGCTTTTACAGAAATTATAGCTGATAATCTTGCTCATGGTGAGCATGGCGATGTGTTTTGTAAACTAGTACCATTTTGGCAATTACAACTATATTTTTCAAATGTATTAGGTAACGAAGATTTTTATAAAGACGTACATGAAAGAATTAGAGTAAGCGACAATCCATCTTCTCATGGGGCTGCACAAGTTGAGTTTGCTAAAATTTGTTCTGATATTGCAGAAACAGATTTAACAGCGTTCTTTACCGCTTGGGGCTTTCTTAAAGCAGTAAATGCTGATCTAGATGATTATGGTCAAGGAACCATTACCGTAACACAGTCTATGGTAGATGAAGCCATATCCTATATCCAATCTAAAGGCTATCCAGAACCTGAGATGAAATTGCAATTTTTACATGAACAAAATTTACATATTTTTAAAAACAAAGGAGCTCTTAGTGTTGGAAAAGCATATGTATCTAATAAAAAGATTACTATTTCTGGAACAAATAACGCTGCAGTTTATCAACAAGAGCGAGGGGGTGCTGTTATACATATATCACCTAGAGATGCCTTTACCGTTACCTCTTTTAGCCCTACCGACAAAATATTTGCAGTTGGCTATGATGGCGAACGAAAAGAAATTTCAGTACAGTAA
- a CDS encoding DUF4488 domain-containing protein: protein MKNIFTLFLLVSLSLPLTAQIKETHIPVSNTLVGIWKQTGITNPKTGKIMEVQTGNYKVLNADGTYYTFITWGTGNPTNDTTIAQYGTYEITSENLMAEQIIEHTMNPKLNGKNSTIKFELINSKTLLMSWSPNDIDWIDEKWTRLPLSL from the coding sequence ATGAAAAACATATTTACTTTATTTCTACTTGTTTCATTATCACTACCATTAACGGCACAGATAAAAGAAACCCACATTCCCGTCTCCAACACCCTAGTTGGGATCTGGAAACAGACTGGTATAACCAATCCCAAAACCGGAAAAATAATGGAAGTTCAAACCGGTAATTATAAGGTACTCAATGCAGATGGCACCTATTATACTTTTATAACATGGGGAACTGGAAATCCAACAAACGACACCACAATCGCACAATATGGTACTTATGAAATTACTTCTGAAAACCTTATGGCCGAGCAAATCATAGAACATACCATGAATCCTAAATTGAATGGAAAAAACAGTACTATCAAATTTGAATTGATTAACAGTAAAACATTATTGATGTCATGGAGTCCTAATGATATTGATTGGATAGATGAAAAGTGGACACGCTTACCATTGTCATTATAA